In Mangifera indica cultivar Alphonso chromosome 1, CATAS_Mindica_2.1, whole genome shotgun sequence, a single genomic region encodes these proteins:
- the LOC123211369 gene encoding uncharacterized protein LOC123211369, translated as MAKKRKSDVTRLDEVDRAMYTTFCSAANSLSQLYSQAMNHQRLSFQGGERHALEKLYQRILRQQEEGSQVTTIDIVAYLQNELEYGAEEPPVSPRLPIRHEHPQSGLHNLGIPMASIPWMPSAAGPGIRCGQPDHQVKNSVFSNALSSPVGHSLQQYQLSQGGYQMSSGNGSRNRDTNSLHPSSPSFESMDMHADSPGHQFPY; from the exons ATGGCGAAGAAGCGGAAATCAGACGTCACGCGCCTTGATGAAGTTGACCGTGCCATGTATACCACCTTCTGCAGCGCCGCCAACTCGCTTTCGCAGCTCTACTCACAGGCGATGAACCACCAGCGCCTCAGCTTTCAAGGCGGAGAACGACACGCGCTG GAGAAACTTTATCAAAGGATTTTGAGGCAGCAAGAAGAAGGATCACAAGTTACAACCATAGATATTGTTGCTTATTTGCAG AATGAGCTCGAATATGGAGCAGAGGAGCCTCCTGTGTCTCCCAGGTTGCCTATTCGACATGAACATCCCCAAAGTGGATTACATAATTTAGGGATTCCGATGGCTTCTATTCCATGGATGCCATCAGCAGCAGGGCCTGGCATCCGTTGTGGACAACCAGATCATCAAGTGAAGAACTCAGTTTTCTCGAATGCTCTCTCAAGCCCTGTTGGCCACAGCCTTCAACAGTACCAGTTGTCACAAGGGGGCTACCAAATGTCATCTGGAAATGGTTCTCGGAATAGAGACACTAACAGTTTACATCCCAGTTCTCCCAGTTTTGAATCCATGGACATGCATGCAGATAGTCCAGGCCACCAATTCCCTTACTGA
- the LOC123210507 gene encoding uncharacterized protein LOC123210507 codes for MAKKRKSDVTRLDEVDRAMYTTFCSAANSLSQLYSQAMNHQRLSFQGGERHALEKLYQWILRQQEEGSQVTTIDIVAYLQNELEYGAEEPPVSPRLPIRHEHPQSGLHNLGIPMASIPWMPSAAGPGVRCGQPDHQVKNSVFSNALSSPVGHSLQQYQLSQGGYQISSGNGSWNRDANSLHPSSPSFESMDMHADSPGHQFPY; via the exons ATGGCGAAGAAGCGGAAATCAGACGTCACGCGCCTTGATGAAGTTGACCGTGCCATGTATACCACCTTCTGCAGCGCCGCCAACTCGCTTTCGCAGCTCTACTCACAGGCGATGAACCACCAGCGCCTCAGCTTTCAAGGCGGAGAACGCCACGCGCTG GAGAAACTTTATCAATGGATTTTGAGGCAGCAAGAAGAAGGATCACAAGTAACAACCATAGATATTGTTGCTTATTTGCAG AATGAGCTCGAATATGGAGCAGAGGAGCCTCCTGTGTCTCCCAGGTTACCTATTCGACATGAACATCCCCAAAGTGGATTACATAATTTAGGGATTCCGATGGCTTCTATTCCATGGATGCCATCAGCGGCAGGGCCTGGTGTCCGTTGTGGACAACCAGATCATCAAGTGAAGAACTCAGTTTTCTCGAATGCTCTCTCAAGCCCTGTTGGCCACAGCCTTCAACAGTACCAGTTGTCACAAGGAGGCTACCAAATTTCATCTGGAAATGGTTCTTGGAATAGAGACGCTAACAGTTTACATCCCAGTTCTCCCAGTTTTGAATCCATGGACATGCATGCAGATAGTCCGGGCCACCAATTCCCTTACTGA